GAGCCGTTGAGCTGGACAGTGGAGTAGCGTCCCGCCATGCCGCGCACCACCAGTCTCTTGTCGTCGACGGCAGTGACACCGACGATGCGCTGGATCGCTTCGCCGGCATGGCTGTCACCGCTGCGCCGAATCGTTTCCGCGGAAATCCCGTCGGTGACGCTCGCGGCCGACCGCCGCTTGATCAGTACAGCATCTTCGGTCGCCCTGGCGCGTTCGGCGGTGACTTCGATCTTCTCGATCTCGGTGGCCTGAGTCGACAGGGAGGCATCCAGTGTCGTTGTCTGGCCGGATTGGACTTTCACGCCGGTGATCACCCTCTTGCTGAATCCGACACTCGCGACCACGACGGCGTGCTCACCCGCCGGAACATCCCGGATGTAATACCGCCCCTCCAAATCACAGGCGGCGCCGGTACTCGTCCCCTCGACGAGAACGCTCGCTC
This genomic stretch from Candidatus Zixiibacteriota bacterium harbors:
- a CDS encoding carboxypeptidase-like regulatory domain-containing protein, which produces MKKVAIMAIAIATYMLVSSAAGANTGMIAGVVLDESSGRPVIGASVLVEGTSTGAACDLEGRYYIRDVPAGEHAVVVASVGFSKRVITGVKVQSGQTTTLDASLSTQATEIEKIEVTAERARATEDAVLIKRRSAASVTDGISAETIRRSGDSHAGEAIQRIVGVTAVDDKRLVVRGMAGRYSTVQLNGS